A single Carnobacterium alterfunditum DSM 5972 DNA region contains:
- a CDS encoding helix-turn-helix domain-containing protein: MTKYSEEFKLQVVQEYLNGPLGFQLLAKKYALSSTTPLNNWVKAYRKLGLDGLKRKQTKAAYSVQFKVDVLHFIKQTGTSYSDTAITFGMNNPSLIANWNQAFQGKGIEGLKPHPKGRPSMTKKPKKQQLKPGTSADCSRQELEREIELLKLENAYLKKLKAFQKNPDVFLEKHKQQWHTNLKKKDSN, from the coding sequence ATGACAAAATATAGTGAAGAATTTAAGTTACAAGTTGTTCAAGAGTATCTAAACGGCCCTTTGGGCTTTCAATTACTAGCGAAGAAATATGCTCTTTCCTCTACAACTCCCCTTAATAATTGGGTAAAGGCATACCGAAAACTTGGTTTGGACGGTTTAAAAAGGAAACAGACGAAAGCAGCTTACTCTGTTCAATTTAAGGTAGATGTATTACACTTTATAAAACAGACAGGCACTTCTTATTCAGATACAGCCATTACCTTCGGCATGAATAATCCTTCCCTTATCGCAAATTGGAATCAAGCTTTCCAAGGCAAGGGAATTGAAGGCCTAAAACCACACCCAAAGGGGCGTCCTTCAATGACTAAAAAACCAAAAAAACAGCAACTGAAACCAGGCACATCAGCAGATTGTTCTAGACAAGAATTAGAACGAGAAATTGAACTACTGAAATTGGAGAATGCCTATTTAAAAAAGTTGAAAGCTTTTCAGAAGAATCCCGACGTCTTTCTCGAAAAGCACAAGCAGCAGTGGCATACGAACTTAAAGAAGAAGGATTCAAACTAA
- a CDS encoding Cof-type HAD-IIB family hydrolase, with the protein MNKKLIALDLDGTTLNNRSEISVRTQNTLKTLRNAGHLVSIVTGRPYRNSKQFYTQLGMETPIVNFNGALCHLPDQLNWESQYHKTLDREIALDMLTLKKELNIHLIAAELKDTVFADNYFVPYNGFFPEGSNRASKLTASSLKEDPTAVCVFTDAENQAYIIEKISARYGDTVEIRTWGGQSPCLEIVAAGVQKALGVERIAQVYGIKQKDIIAFGDEDNDYEMIQYAGHGVVMKNGIDTLKHISNDITEKTNNEDGLAHYLENYFGLV; encoded by the coding sequence ATGAATAAAAAATTAATTGCTCTAGATTTAGATGGGACCACATTAAATAATCGTTCAGAAATTTCGGTTAGGACCCAAAATACTTTGAAGACTTTAAGAAATGCCGGTCACCTTGTTTCAATCGTTACAGGCAGACCATACAGAAACAGTAAACAGTTCTATACTCAATTAGGTATGGAAACGCCTATTGTAAACTTTAATGGCGCTTTGTGTCACTTACCAGATCAATTGAATTGGGAATCACAGTACCACAAAACATTAGATCGTGAGATTGCCTTAGATATGCTGACATTAAAAAAAGAATTAAATATCCATTTAATTGCAGCAGAACTAAAAGATACCGTTTTTGCAGATAATTATTTCGTTCCTTACAACGGCTTCTTTCCAGAAGGAAGCAATAGGGCTTCAAAACTTACGGCATCTAGTTTGAAAGAAGATCCTACTGCTGTTTGTGTTTTTACAGATGCAGAAAATCAAGCCTATATTATTGAAAAAATCTCAGCTCGTTATGGCGATACTGTTGAAATTAGAACTTGGGGCGGACAATCACCTTGTTTAGAAATCGTTGCAGCCGGTGTGCAAAAAGCACTAGGTGTTGAACGCATTGCACAAGTATATGGCATCAAACAAAAAGATATTATTGCTTTTGGTGATGAAGACAATGATTATGAAATGATCCAATACGCTGGACACGGCGTAGTTATGAAAAATGGGATCGATACTTTAAAACATATTTCAAATGATATAACAGAAAAAACCAATAATGAAGATGGGCTAGCTCATTATTTAGAAAATTACTTTGGATTAGTTTAA
- a CDS encoding prolyl oligopeptidase family serine peptidase, translating into MITVEHKSINGIPILEVVLTERLNEILPTVVFYHGWTNLKESSLVHGYEIAKKGFRALIPEAYLHGERSKGIPVEERSLEFWDVVQHNIIEFPAIIDHYVKAGLTDQSRVGVSGLSMGGMTASAILTQYPWLKTAVVLMGSPSPISFSKWLLSSKWQTGAEIDFESKQFAPAIESLKIISLDLQPEKIAGKFIHFWHDEDDDLVPYQPTFDFYKKIKNQDYGKHVSFTTTESYGHHVPHMISVETAEFFDKHL; encoded by the coding sequence ATGATAACAGTAGAGCACAAATCCATTAATGGAATTCCGATATTAGAAGTTGTTTTAACAGAAAGGCTAAATGAGATCTTGCCAACGGTTGTTTTTTATCATGGATGGACAAATCTTAAAGAAAGTTCTTTGGTCCATGGTTATGAAATTGCTAAAAAAGGATTTAGAGCATTAATTCCTGAAGCCTATTTGCATGGAGAAAGAAGCAAAGGGATACCAGTAGAAGAGAGAAGTTTAGAGTTTTGGGATGTTGTGCAGCATAATATTATTGAATTCCCTGCTATAATCGATCACTATGTTAAAGCAGGATTGACGGACCAAAGCCGTGTTGGGGTATCAGGCCTCTCAATGGGCGGTATGACAGCGAGCGCCATTTTAACGCAATATCCTTGGCTAAAAACAGCGGTTGTTCTAATGGGAAGTCCCTCGCCAATTTCTTTTTCTAAGTGGTTATTATCATCCAAATGGCAAACAGGAGCAGAAATCGATTTTGAGTCAAAACAATTTGCTCCGGCTATAGAGTCGTTAAAAATTATTTCACTTGATTTACAACCGGAAAAAATTGCTGGGAAATTTATCCACTTTTGGCATGATGAAGACGATGATTTAGTGCCTTATCAACCTACTTTCGATTTTTATAAAAAAATAAAAAATCAAGATTATGGAAAACATGTGAGCTTTACAACAACTGAAAGCTATGGTCATCATGTACCGCATATGATTTCGGTTGAAACAGCCGAATTTTTCGATAAACACTTATAA
- a CDS encoding metal-sulfur cluster assembly factor, whose protein sequence is MEPTNWNEEKINEIKGEILSALEQVIDPELNIDIVNLGLIYGVEIAEDKHCVIKLTLTTMGCPLVDTITDDIMKAMQTIPEISSTEVKLVWYPAWDTSKMSRYARIALGVR, encoded by the coding sequence GTGGAACCGACTAACTGGAATGAAGAAAAAATAAATGAAATCAAAGGGGAAATACTTTCTGCTTTAGAGCAGGTCATTGATCCTGAATTGAACATTGATATCGTGAACTTGGGTTTAATTTACGGTGTCGAAATCGCTGAAGACAAACATTGCGTAATAAAATTAACGCTAACTACGATGGGCTGTCCCTTAGTGGATACTATAACCGATGACATTATGAAAGCAATGCAAACGATCCCTGAAATTTCTTCAACTGAAGTAAAATTAGTCTGGTATCCAGCCTGGGATACAAGTAAAATGAGCCGCTATGCAAGAATTGCATTAGGTGTAAGATAA
- the clpB gene encoding ATP-dependent chaperone ClpB, translating into MDIEKMTTTMQQTLGEAQSIAVTRKHQEIDLLHLWKIFLTPDHFARGLYQSLEIDTEKFEFFVDQELDKYPTVEGLNVQYGQGMSQNLYRLLTEADKIRTDFQDDFLSTEIVLLALMQLKNHSLTNYLTKNGLTEKKLENEIKKIRGGDRVTSQNQEETYQALEKYGTDLVKAVKSGDQDPVIGRDDEIRDMIRILSRKTKNNPVLIGEPGVGKTAIVEGLAQRIVRKDVPENLKGKTIFSLDMGSLIAGAKYRGEFEERLKAVLKEVKKSEGQIILFIDEIHTIVGAGKTEGSMDAGNLLKPMLARGELHCIGATTLDEYRKYMETDKALERRFQKVLINEPTVEETISILRGLKERFEIHHSVNIHDNALVAAATLSNRYITDRFLPDKAIDLIDEACATIRVEMNSRPTELDQVSRRLMQLEIEEAALKKEKDDASMRRLAIIQEELSNLREDANHLKMKWETEKEEVAKLRDKRAEIEKARHELEEAEGNYDLERAAVLRHGQIPALEKELKMLEEQQLAAQDDQVRLVQESVTEEEIAVVIGRMTGIPVSKLIKGEREKLMHLNTALSERVIGQEEAVQSVSDAVIRARAGIQDPNRPLGSFLFLGPTGVGKTELAKALAENLFDSQDHMVRIDMSEYMEKHTVSRLIGAPPGYIGYDEGGQLTEAVRRSPYTIVLLDEIEKAHPDVFNILLQVLDDGRLTDSKGRMVDFKNTVLIMTSNIGSVLLLEGTDAQGQIKEATKEHVMSLLKTSFKPEFLNRIDDTILFAPLGIDVVKKIILKLTRDLALRLAEQDIELSISEEAQVWIAEKAYDPMYGARPLKRFITKQVETPLAKGIISGEIPPKSKVTITLEADQLSYETVILDK; encoded by the coding sequence ATGGATATCGAAAAGATGACTACTACAATGCAGCAAACCCTTGGAGAAGCACAAAGCATCGCCGTAACAAGAAAACATCAGGAAATCGATCTTCTTCATTTATGGAAGATCTTTTTAACGCCAGATCATTTTGCGCGTGGGCTTTACCAATCTTTAGAAATCGATACAGAAAAATTCGAGTTTTTTGTAGATCAAGAATTGGATAAATACCCTACTGTTGAAGGATTAAATGTTCAATATGGACAGGGTATGAGTCAAAACTTATACCGTCTATTAACGGAAGCCGATAAAATCAGAACTGATTTTCAAGATGATTTTCTTTCAACTGAAATCGTTTTACTAGCGCTAATGCAATTAAAGAACCATAGTTTGACTAATTATTTAACTAAAAATGGCTTAACTGAAAAAAAATTAGAAAATGAAATTAAAAAAATAAGAGGAGGAGATCGTGTGACCTCACAAAATCAAGAAGAAACTTATCAGGCACTCGAAAAATATGGAACGGATTTAGTCAAAGCTGTAAAAAGTGGAGACCAGGATCCGGTTATCGGAAGAGATGATGAAATTCGTGATATGATTCGTATTTTATCTCGTAAAACTAAAAATAATCCGGTATTGATTGGAGAACCTGGAGTAGGTAAGACAGCTATAGTGGAAGGATTAGCCCAGCGGATCGTCCGAAAAGATGTACCAGAAAATCTAAAAGGAAAAACTATTTTTTCATTAGATATGGGATCGTTGATTGCAGGGGCAAAATATCGAGGAGAGTTTGAAGAACGTTTGAAAGCGGTATTAAAAGAAGTGAAAAAAAGCGAAGGACAGATCATCTTATTTATTGATGAGATCCATACGATCGTTGGAGCTGGGAAAACGGAAGGCAGCATGGATGCAGGGAATCTATTGAAACCGATGTTAGCCCGAGGCGAACTGCATTGTATTGGTGCGACAACACTAGATGAATATCGAAAATACATGGAAACTGATAAAGCTCTTGAAAGACGATTCCAAAAAGTACTCATTAATGAACCGACAGTGGAAGAGACTATCAGTATTTTAAGAGGATTAAAAGAACGATTTGAGATCCATCACAGTGTAAATATCCATGATAATGCCCTAGTTGCTGCTGCAACATTATCCAATCGTTATATTACGGATCGATTCCTACCGGATAAAGCAATCGACTTGATAGATGAAGCGTGTGCGACTATTCGGGTTGAAATGAATTCAAGGCCTACTGAATTAGACCAAGTTTCTCGCCGATTGATGCAATTAGAAATAGAAGAAGCTGCATTGAAAAAAGAAAAAGATGATGCTAGTATGCGAAGATTAGCAATCATCCAAGAGGAATTATCTAATTTACGTGAAGATGCTAATCACCTGAAAATGAAGTGGGAGACTGAAAAAGAAGAAGTAGCTAAATTACGTGATAAACGTGCTGAAATCGAAAAAGCACGCCATGAATTAGAAGAGGCCGAGGGTAATTATGATTTAGAACGTGCCGCTGTTCTAAGACATGGGCAGATCCCGGCTTTGGAGAAGGAATTGAAAATGCTTGAAGAGCAACAGTTAGCAGCGCAAGACGATCAAGTCAGACTGGTACAAGAATCGGTTACTGAAGAAGAAATCGCAGTCGTTATCGGCCGGATGACAGGCATTCCCGTCAGTAAGTTGATCAAAGGAGAACGCGAAAAATTGATGCATTTAAATACAGCATTAAGTGAACGGGTCATTGGTCAAGAAGAAGCAGTACAAAGTGTGTCAGATGCAGTTATAAGGGCTCGAGCAGGTATTCAAGATCCAAATCGTCCGCTAGGTTCATTCCTATTTTTAGGACCTACTGGTGTAGGGAAAACGGAATTAGCTAAAGCGTTAGCTGAAAACTTATTTGATTCGCAAGACCATATGGTGCGGATCGATATGAGTGAATATATGGAAAAACATACTGTTTCAAGATTGATAGGAGCACCTCCTGGTTATATCGGTTATGATGAAGGTGGGCAACTAACTGAAGCGGTGAGAAGAAGTCCGTATACGATTGTTTTGTTAGATGAGATAGAAAAAGCTCATCCTGATGTGTTTAATATTTTGTTACAAGTATTAGATGATGGACGCCTAACAGACTCAAAAGGCAGAATGGTTGATTTTAAAAACACTGTTTTAATCATGACAAGCAATATTGGCTCTGTTTTATTGCTAGAAGGCACAGATGCACAAGGACAAATAAAAGAAGCGACGAAAGAACACGTGATGTCATTGTTAAAAACATCCTTTAAACCAGAATTTTTAAATCGAATCGATGATACGATTTTATTCGCACCTTTAGGTATAGATGTTGTGAAGAAAATTATTCTTAAATTGACACGCGATTTGGCTTTACGATTGGCAGAACAAGATATTGAGCTGTCCATTTCAGAAGAAGCACAAGTATGGATAGCAGAAAAAGCTTATGATCCTATGTATGGAGCAAGACCGTTAAAGAGATTCATTACTAAACAGGTAGAAACGCCCTTAGCTAAAGGTATTATTTCTGGGGAGATTCCACCAAAATCTAAAGTTACGATTACTTTAGAAGCGGATCAATTATCTTATGAAACGGTAATTCTAGATAAATAA
- a CDS encoding YjzD family protein has product MKYLVTLFWGFFIGQAVNYIGSSLSGSSYDFVLASGMGLFIGVMVILIAKTLPDQRHEHATK; this is encoded by the coding sequence ATGAAATATTTAGTAACTTTATTTTGGGGATTCTTTATAGGACAAGCGGTAAATTACATTGGAAGTTCATTATCCGGTAGTTCATATGATTTTGTACTTGCTTCAGGTATGGGATTATTTATCGGGGTCATGGTTATTTTGATTGCCAAAACTCTTCCTGATCAAAGACATGAGCATGCCACTAAATAA
- the dnaE gene encoding DNA polymerase III subunit alpha, with amino-acid sequence MSFVQLQVISSYSLLQSTITIEKLVINAKERGYQAIALTDHNILYGMVDFYKMCKKHQIKPILGLTLDVGGIIKKEENHSIILLAKNVEGYESLMALSSEKMLLTENERLTIERIKPHSQNLIALTPGEEGEVEKLLLQNERNSAAIVVKEWQNIFPADQFYLGVQLQPKLKAIKDELNALAAETGIATVALQDIRYIDATDDFSTNVLRAIDKGEVLSIENAVISGEYYLPESSQTEKIFKDNGLEKAAQRTNEIAAMIDVEIALNQQLLPKFPLAKERKTTEFLKEQCLKGLHLRVPKSDERYTKRLDHELTVIEKMGFEDYFLIVWDVMAYAHKVKIVTGAGRGSAAGSLVAYLLEITDVDPIEYDLLFERFLNEERYTMPDIDLDFPDNRREEILQYVKNKYGVNHVAQIATFGTLAAKMALKDVARVFGLSPAEANIWSKAIPKVLGITLEKAYQLSSSLKKIVGENDKNTLLFETAKKIEGLPRHISTHAAGIVISDKSLTRYVPLQQGGGELLLTQYPMGNVEEIGLLKMDFLGLKNLTIIDNALKLIQRETGERIDLLKISMQDQETLRLFRQADMVGIFQFESAGIKNVLRRLEPSSIEDIAAVNALYRPGPMEQIDTFIKRKKGILPIEYPHESLSAILAVTYGVMVYQEQVMQVAAKMGGYTLGQADILRRAIGKKQKVIIDKERNHFISGADKLGYTEEVAKQVYDYIERFANYGFNRSHAVAYSFIAYQMAYLKAHYPNAFFVALLNSALNNSTKMKEYIIEAKKRTIKVLSPDINDSFSGFTLTGNNILFGFNSIKGLRRDMIVEMIQKRKNDGNYLDLIDFLKRVDKKWLKPEYIKPLIYAGAFDRFEYSRGTLLASVEGIVQSIKMSGNNSDLFELLKPKYEFAPDLTIEEKLETEEQYLGTYLSGHPTEKYDQLRQWKQVDYMSELTVGKTSRVIGMIKNVHKIRTKKGESMAFVTISDTSGDCSLTLFPIKYRQFIDLLTNGTILYVSGKVETKQEGPPQMIVNQMDDAARIADNHTTKKCFIRIQAEQNNNETLGQMKKLMIKSKGNIPVVLYYMQTNKKIVLAEENWIEDTTELLEQLKKLLGKENVVIKNNPE; translated from the coding sequence ATGTCATTTGTACAATTGCAAGTTATTAGTTCCTATAGTCTATTACAAAGTACCATTACAATTGAAAAATTAGTGATCAATGCTAAAGAAAGAGGTTATCAAGCAATAGCCTTGACCGATCACAATATCTTATATGGGATGGTTGATTTTTATAAAATGTGTAAAAAACATCAAATCAAGCCTATTTTAGGCTTAACGTTGGATGTTGGCGGTATTATAAAAAAAGAAGAGAACCATTCGATTATATTGTTAGCAAAAAATGTTGAGGGATATGAAAGTTTGATGGCTCTTTCAAGTGAAAAAATGTTATTAACTGAAAATGAGCGCTTAACGATCGAACGTATCAAGCCACATAGTCAAAATTTAATTGCGCTGACACCTGGAGAAGAAGGAGAAGTTGAAAAATTATTGCTCCAAAATGAGAGGAATTCCGCAGCAATAGTTGTAAAAGAATGGCAAAATATATTTCCAGCGGACCAATTTTATTTAGGGGTCCAACTCCAACCAAAACTAAAAGCGATCAAAGATGAGTTGAATGCATTAGCAGCTGAAACAGGAATCGCTACTGTTGCGTTGCAAGATATTCGATACATTGATGCAACGGATGACTTTAGCACGAATGTTTTAAGAGCAATCGACAAAGGCGAAGTTCTCTCGATTGAAAATGCGGTTATTTCAGGCGAATATTATTTGCCTGAAAGCAGTCAAACAGAAAAAATATTCAAAGATAACGGCTTGGAAAAAGCAGCTCAGCGAACCAATGAAATAGCTGCCATGATCGATGTAGAAATAGCATTGAACCAGCAATTGCTGCCAAAATTTCCTTTAGCGAAAGAGAGAAAGACAACTGAATTCTTAAAAGAACAATGTTTGAAAGGATTGCATTTAAGAGTACCCAAATCAGATGAACGATACACTAAACGTTTAGATCATGAGTTGACAGTTATTGAAAAAATGGGATTTGAAGATTATTTTTTAATTGTGTGGGACGTAATGGCTTACGCTCATAAAGTGAAAATTGTGACGGGTGCAGGTAGAGGTTCAGCGGCCGGCTCGCTAGTTGCTTACTTACTTGAAATTACTGATGTTGATCCAATTGAGTATGATCTGTTATTTGAACGATTTTTAAATGAAGAACGTTATACAATGCCTGATATTGATTTGGATTTTCCAGATAATCGGCGAGAAGAAATTTTACAATATGTAAAAAATAAGTATGGTGTAAATCATGTTGCTCAAATAGCTACTTTTGGAACCTTGGCTGCTAAAATGGCTTTAAAAGATGTAGCGCGAGTATTTGGCCTGAGCCCTGCAGAAGCGAATATCTGGTCTAAAGCTATTCCAAAGGTACTTGGGATAACATTAGAAAAAGCCTATCAACTTTCTTCATCTCTCAAAAAGATAGTTGGAGAAAATGATAAAAATACGCTTCTATTTGAGACGGCTAAAAAAATCGAAGGATTGCCGCGACATATATCAACGCATGCAGCAGGTATCGTCATCAGCGATAAATCTTTAACGCGTTACGTCCCTTTGCAGCAAGGTGGAGGAGAGCTACTGTTAACACAGTATCCGATGGGAAATGTGGAAGAAATCGGTTTGTTGAAAATGGATTTTTTAGGGTTGAAGAATTTAACTATCATAGATAATGCACTGAAACTTATTCAAAGAGAAACCGGGGAACGCATCGATTTGTTAAAAATCTCAATGCAAGATCAAGAAACGCTTCGATTATTTCGTCAAGCAGATATGGTAGGAATATTTCAATTTGAATCTGCAGGGATCAAAAATGTCCTTCGCAGATTAGAACCATCCTCGATCGAGGATATTGCAGCTGTAAATGCGTTGTATCGTCCCGGTCCCATGGAACAGATCGATACGTTTATCAAAAGAAAAAAAGGTATTCTCCCGATTGAATACCCTCATGAAAGTCTATCAGCTATTTTAGCTGTCACATATGGTGTAATGGTGTACCAGGAACAAGTCATGCAAGTGGCTGCAAAGATGGGCGGATACACATTAGGTCAAGCGGATATTTTAAGAAGAGCAATCGGGAAAAAACAAAAAGTAATTATTGATAAAGAAAGGAACCATTTTATCTCCGGTGCCGACAAACTTGGCTATACTGAAGAGGTGGCTAAGCAAGTCTATGATTATATCGAACGATTTGCAAATTATGGTTTTAACCGTTCCCATGCGGTTGCGTACTCTTTTATTGCCTACCAGATGGCCTATTTAAAAGCTCATTACCCTAATGCTTTTTTTGTAGCGTTATTGAATTCTGCTTTAAACAATTCGACTAAAATGAAGGAATACATCATTGAAGCAAAAAAAAGAACCATCAAAGTTCTTTCACCTGATATCAATGATAGCTTCAGCGGCTTTACACTAACTGGAAACAATATTTTGTTTGGATTCAATTCAATTAAAGGATTAAGAAGAGATATGATCGTCGAAATGATCCAAAAGCGAAAGAACGATGGAAATTATTTAGATTTGATCGATTTTCTTAAAAGAGTAGATAAAAAATGGTTGAAGCCTGAGTATATCAAACCGTTGATTTATGCTGGAGCATTTGATCGATTTGAGTATTCGAGAGGAACGCTCTTAGCTTCAGTTGAAGGAATCGTTCAAAGCATAAAGATGAGTGGGAATAATAGTGATTTGTTTGAATTATTAAAACCTAAATATGAATTTGCTCCGGATCTGACAATAGAAGAAAAGTTGGAAACAGAAGAGCAATATTTAGGCACCTATTTATCCGGTCATCCAACAGAAAAGTACGACCAACTACGACAATGGAAACAAGTTGACTACATGAGTGAACTGACAGTTGGGAAAACAAGCAGAGTAATAGGAATGATAAAAAATGTTCACAAAATCCGAACAAAAAAAGGCGAATCGATGGCCTTTGTGACCATCAGCGATACTTCAGGAGATTGTTCGCTCACCCTTTTTCCAATAAAATATCGTCAGTTTATTGATCTGCTTACAAATGGAACGATTTTATATGTATCGGGAAAAGTGGAGACGAAGCAAGAAGGACCGCCTCAAATGATTGTCAATCAAATGGATGACGCTGCTAGAATTGCTGACAACCATACAACTAAAAAATGTTTTATCCGGATACAGGCAGAACAAAATAATAATGAAACTTTAGGGCAGATGAAAAAGCTGATGATAAAATCAAAAGGGAATATTCCAGTTGTTTTATACTATATGCAAACGAATAAGAAAATTGTTTTAGCAGAAGAAAATTGGATCGAGGATACTACTGAACTTCTTGAACAATTAAAAAAACTTCTTGGAAAAGAAAATGTTGTAATCAAAAATAATCCTGAATAA
- a CDS encoding IS1380 family transposase produces MAILHENRLLFNSNISVSHSGGNLSSDSGLILVKEFMHTINFSNILKQNLIINDNRLYHKHTNQAIIEQIIFQLIGGYQTDSSADILSKDPIFQSLLAKEQLASQPSISRFWDRLNQENIFQLQEVNQILLDKVRTARNTTEMIFDLDSTHSDTFGNQENSNYNAHYQTNGYHPLVAFEGLTGDLLKAELRSGNVYTSNGVADFVQPLFDHYQETVPVSSILVRADSGFATPELYELCEERRNFYVIRLKSNRKLGKIAEQFISIDDQHDWYRKEVHYASVLYQAKSWSHSRRVCIKSTREATELIARHEFIVTNLSEDISAEAVFQTYSKRGTMENYIKEAKNGFYFDKTDSPRFLENHARMMVSVLAYNMVNFMRTLCFTKETKGFQVSTIRLFLFKVAGKLVHSGRKTSLKLSSSHVYQKLFRKILWNIQHFKWE; encoded by the coding sequence ATGGCAATTTTACATGAAAATCGGTTACTTTTCAATTCAAACATTTCGGTATCACATTCTGGTGGTAATTTATCCTCAGATTCCGGGTTAATATTAGTTAAGGAGTTTATGCACACCATTAATTTTTCTAATATTTTAAAACAAAACCTCATCATTAATGATAATCGACTTTATCATAAACATACTAATCAGGCGATAATTGAACAAATTATTTTTCAATTGATTGGTGGCTATCAAACAGATTCTTCGGCTGACATTTTATCAAAAGATCCCATTTTCCAGAGCCTATTAGCTAAAGAACAACTTGCTTCACAACCGTCTATTTCTCGCTTTTGGGATCGGTTAAATCAAGAAAATATTTTCCAATTGCAAGAAGTCAATCAAATCCTGCTTGATAAAGTACGGACTGCACGTAATACAACTGAGATGATTTTTGATTTAGACTCAACTCATTCGGATACCTTCGGGAATCAAGAAAATTCGAATTATAACGCTCATTACCAAACGAATGGCTATCATCCGCTAGTTGCCTTTGAAGGCTTGACCGGTGATTTATTGAAAGCAGAACTTCGTTCTGGTAACGTGTACACATCCAATGGTGTGGCAGATTTTGTCCAACCACTTTTTGACCATTATCAAGAAACCGTACCTGTAAGTTCTATTCTAGTGCGTGCCGATAGTGGTTTTGCAACTCCTGAATTATATGAGCTATGTGAAGAACGTCGAAATTTTTATGTTATTCGATTGAAATCGAATCGCAAATTAGGCAAAATCGCTGAGCAATTTATCTCTATAGATGATCAACACGATTGGTATAGAAAAGAAGTTCACTACGCTTCTGTACTCTATCAAGCGAAGAGCTGGTCACATTCACGAAGAGTTTGTATTAAATCTACGCGTGAAGCAACAGAATTGATTGCTCGACATGAATTTATCGTAACTAATTTATCAGAAGATATTTCTGCAGAAGCGGTCTTTCAAACTTATTCTAAAAGAGGAACCATGGAAAATTATATTAAAGAGGCCAAAAATGGGTTTTATTTCGATAAAACCGACAGCCCTCGTTTCTTAGAAAATCATGCACGCATGATGGTGAGCGTACTAGCTTATAACATGGTCAATTTTATGCGTACTCTTTGTTTTACGAAAGAAACCAAAGGTTTTCAAGTATCAACCATTCGCTTGTTCTTATTTAAAGTGGCAGGTAAGCTTGTTCATTCGGGAAGGAAAACCTCTTTGAAACTCAGTTCCTCCCACGTTTATCAGAAACTCTTTCGTAAAATCTTGTGGAATATCCAGCATTTTAAATGGGAGTAG